In a single window of the Gemmatimonadota bacterium genome:
- a CDS encoding divalent metal cation transporter: protein MAPDPPIVERPTDSARWVRGGPRAVRRFWHSLGPGLVTGAADDDPSGIATYSIAGARYGTSLLWMSLLTWPLMAAVQTMCARIGMVTGHGLAAALQQKFSRSVLLVMCVGLMIANTINIGADLAGMADAAELITGVNSHLMVVVFGGLIAWATVQLRYAVFARVLKWLALVLGVYIIAAIDLKPVWSSVLHDTFFPSGLRSREAWSTVVAILGTTISPYLFFWQASQEVEEEKAAGKVTEEARRGATEAQLHARKLDVGFGTFFSNLAMFFIILTTALTLHKAGITELATGAEVAKALEPLAGRFSSWLYAIGVIGTGALAIPTLAGSAAYAFAETLGWQQGMDEQFKRAKPFYAVIVVSLLIGVLLDFADISPVKALYWTAVLNGVLAPFLLTAILMVAGNKAIMQGQPSSRLGMVTVGVTTVVMFGAAIAMFATG from the coding sequence ATGGCGCCTGACCCCCCGATCGTGGAACGTCCGACCGACTCGGCGCGATGGGTCCGTGGCGGCCCCCGCGCCGTGCGTCGGTTCTGGCACTCCCTCGGGCCGGGGCTGGTGACGGGCGCGGCCGACGACGATCCGTCGGGGATCGCCACCTACTCCATCGCCGGCGCCCGCTACGGCACCTCGCTGCTCTGGATGTCGCTGCTCACCTGGCCGCTGATGGCAGCCGTGCAGACGATGTGCGCGCGGATCGGCATGGTGACCGGGCACGGACTGGCGGCGGCCCTGCAGCAGAAGTTCTCCCGCTCGGTGCTGCTGGTGATGTGCGTCGGGTTGATGATCGCCAACACCATCAACATCGGCGCCGATCTCGCCGGGATGGCCGACGCCGCCGAGCTGATCACCGGGGTCAATTCCCACCTGATGGTGGTCGTCTTCGGCGGCCTGATTGCCTGGGCAACGGTGCAACTGCGGTACGCGGTCTTCGCGCGCGTGCTCAAGTGGCTCGCCCTGGTGCTCGGCGTCTACATCATCGCCGCGATCGATCTCAAGCCGGTCTGGAGCTCCGTGCTCCACGACACCTTCTTCCCCTCCGGCCTGCGCTCGCGCGAGGCCTGGTCGACGGTCGTCGCGATCCTCGGCACCACGATCTCCCCCTACCTCTTCTTCTGGCAGGCCAGTCAGGAGGTCGAGGAGGAAAAGGCCGCGGGCAAGGTGACGGAAGAAGCCCGGCGGGGCGCGACCGAGGCGCAACTCCACGCCCGGAAGCTCGACGTCGGCTTCGGCACCTTCTTCTCGAACCTCGCGATGTTCTTCATCATCCTGACGACGGCACTGACGCTGCACAAGGCGGGCATCACCGAACTGGCGACCGGTGCCGAAGTGGCGAAGGCGCTCGAGCCACTCGCCGGGCGCTTCTCGTCCTGGCTGTACGCCATCGGCGTGATCGGCACCGGCGCCTTGGCGATTCCCACACTGGCCGGCTCGGCGGCGTATGCCTTCGCCGAGACGCTTGGCTGGCAGCAGGGAATGGACGAACAGTTCAAACGCGCCAAGCCGTTCTACGCCGTGATCGTCGTCTCGCTCCTGATCGGGGTACTGCTCGACTTCGCCGACATCTCGCCCGTCAAGGCGCTGTACTGGACCGCCGTCCTCAACGGGGTGCTGGCGCCCTTTCTCCTCACGGCGATCCTCATGGTCGCGGGCAACAAGGCCATCATGCAGGGGCAGCCGTCGTCGCGGCTCGGGATGGTGACGGTGGGCGTGACGACGGTGGTGATGTTCGGGGCGGCGATTGCGATGTTTGCGACGGGATAG
- a CDS encoding bifunctional aldolase/short-chain dehydrogenase — MRSLWSDSDAARCQTPLDFRVHSSRLLGQDPALVLHGGGNTSVKDTVPDLFGDEVPVLHIKGSGWDLATIEAAGFAPVRLDVLQRMADLPVLSDTDMVRAQRAAMLDPGAPTPSVEAILHAIIPFTYVDHTHADAVVAVSNSPGGEAAIRAIYGPRVLVVPYVMPGFVLARAVREMTKVTDWSAVDGIVLLNHGVFSFGDDAKSSYERMIGLVTRAEEYLASKGASLAPPSTAQGAAPGHDEMLRLAALRRAVGLAKGTPVIAALDRADDSVAFASRPDAAQVATRGPLTPDHVIRTKPLALVASGDWETALAEYAEWYRAYFGRHATPELTCLDPAPRWILWPGVGFVAIGASVKDAAIVTDLARHTARAITWGEQLGGWTPLPEADLFAVEYWELEQAKLRQGGAPPSMQGKVALVTGAASGIGRAVALALHAQGAAVLATDINPEVTALSRGGSLVGWVADATDAAAMASAIAECVRRFGGLDHVVSNAGVFAAGARIEQLDDARWAESLQLNLTSHMTLLRSAVPFLRHGFDPSVVIVGSKNVPAPGPGAAAYSVAKAGLAQLARVAALELGTDGIRINTVHPHLVVDTALWTPEVLAARAESYGLTTEDYIRNNLLGVEITTRDVSNAVLALLGPTFAKTTGAQIPIDGGSDRVV; from the coding sequence ATGCGCTCTCTTTGGTCCGACTCCGACGCCGCTCGCTGCCAGACGCCGCTCGATTTCCGGGTCCATTCCTCCCGATTGCTGGGGCAGGATCCCGCCCTGGTGCTGCACGGCGGCGGCAACACCTCCGTGAAGGACACGGTCCCCGATCTCTTCGGCGACGAGGTCCCGGTCCTCCATATCAAGGGGAGTGGCTGGGACCTCGCGACCATCGAGGCCGCCGGCTTCGCGCCGGTGCGTCTCGACGTGCTGCAGCGGATGGCGGACCTTCCCGTTCTCTCCGATACCGACATGGTGCGTGCGCAGCGCGCGGCGATGCTCGACCCGGGCGCACCGACGCCCTCGGTCGAGGCGATTCTCCACGCCATCATCCCCTTCACGTACGTCGACCACACCCACGCCGACGCGGTGGTGGCGGTGAGCAACTCACCGGGCGGCGAGGCCGCGATCCGCGCCATCTATGGTCCTCGCGTGCTGGTGGTGCCGTACGTGATGCCGGGCTTCGTGCTCGCGCGCGCCGTGCGGGAGATGACCAAGGTGACTGACTGGAGCGCGGTCGACGGGATCGTCCTCCTCAACCACGGCGTCTTCTCCTTCGGCGATGACGCCAAGAGCAGCTATGAGCGGATGATCGGGCTGGTCACCCGCGCGGAGGAGTACCTCGCGTCGAAGGGTGCGTCGCTGGCACCGCCGAGCACGGCGCAGGGGGCCGCGCCAGGTCACGACGAGATGCTGCGCCTTGCCGCGCTGCGGCGCGCGGTTGGCCTCGCCAAGGGCACGCCGGTGATCGCCGCGCTCGACCGCGCCGACGATTCCGTCGCCTTCGCGTCACGGCCGGACGCGGCCCAGGTCGCCACGCGCGGCCCGCTCACGCCGGACCACGTCATTCGCACCAAGCCGCTGGCGCTGGTGGCGAGTGGCGACTGGGAGACGGCACTCGCCGAATACGCCGAGTGGTACCGCGCCTACTTTGGCCGCCATGCGACGCCGGAGCTCACGTGCCTCGATCCGGCGCCGCGCTGGATCCTCTGGCCCGGCGTCGGTTTCGTGGCCATCGGCGCCTCGGTGAAGGACGCCGCGATCGTGACTGACCTCGCCAGGCACACCGCCCGCGCCATCACTTGGGGTGAGCAGCTGGGCGGCTGGACGCCACTCCCCGAGGCCGACCTCTTCGCCGTCGAGTACTGGGAGCTCGAACAGGCCAAGCTGCGGCAGGGTGGCGCGCCGCCGTCGATGCAGGGGAAGGTGGCGCTGGTGACCGGAGCGGCGAGCGGGATCGGGCGCGCCGTGGCGCTGGCGCTGCACGCGCAGGGGGCGGCGGTGCTGGCGACCGACATCAATCCCGAGGTGACGGCGCTCTCGCGCGGCGGATCACTGGTGGGGTGGGTGGCCGATGCGACCGACGCGGCCGCGATGGCAAGTGCGATCGCGGAATGTGTCCGCCGCTTCGGCGGCCTCGACCACGTGGTGAGCAACGCGGGGGTCTTTGCGGCGGGGGCGCGGATCGAGCAGCTCGACGACGCGCGCTGGGCCGAGAGTCTGCAGCTCAACCTGACCAGCCACATGACGCTGCTCCGGAGCGCCGTGCCGTTCCTGCGTCATGGCTTCGATCCGAGCGTGGTGATCGTCGGGTCGAAGAATGTCCCCGCGCCCGGCCCTGGCGCGGCGGCCTATTCCGTGGCCAAGGCCGGGCTCGCCCAGCTGGCGCGGGTTGCCGCCCTCGAGCTGGGCACGGACGGCATCCGCATCAACACCGTGCACCCGCATCTGGTGGTCGACACCGCGCTTTGGACCCCCGAGGTGCTGGCGGCGCGGGCAGAGTCCTACGGCCTCACCACCGAGGACTACATCCGCAACAACCTCCTCGGCGTCGAGATCACCACGCGCGACGTCTCGAACGCGGTGTTGGCGCTCCTCGGGCCGACCTTCGCGAAGACGACCGGCGCACAGATTCCGATTGACGGCGGCAGCGATCGCGTGGTGTAG